One genomic window of Ignavibacteria bacterium includes the following:
- the smc gene encoding chromosome segregation protein SMC: MYLSQLEIFGFKSFAQKVRLRFDDGITAIVGPNGCGKTNIVDAIRWTLGEQRTSTLRSSKMEDVIFNGTKSRKPLGFTEASLTIENTKGILPSDYSEVTITRRMYRSGESEYLLNKSLCRLKDILNLFMDTGMGANAYSVIELKMVETILSDRTDERRRLFEEAAGVTKYKHSRKIASRKLEDVQNDLLRVNDIIKEVQSTVNSLHRQAKKAERFHELKTLLQQFERNFLELEFNTALYELSPLELQLERVRSEKITIDASLQTEEQNIDAILQSSRSLEHNLASVSNNVQRIRDELHSLEERKVLATERSSSLEQNILRFQNEQQSLEVQKRQSEEKSTSLDEQQSILEMKLLKAKEFSESVSMELKHIEREEIAAKQILQSANDSLFDALRTTTTKQTELEKFNTQMRAAEQHQERLEKHIEQYSQKVASLNDLYKELTTRAHELRFKFSEAEHSFFEKENIRAGVQKELEQLQRNVIDTEHAIHQRQSRIDFLKGLVERNEGLSEGAKFLLSHEQWKTQLMPLAELIRTSDEYRVAVDTVMGDAREFLVAKTESDVERAIEILWNEHKGKVTFVCLDKIQPFHPTFAGESRNILNNIECDETIRSVVALLLGDVFVVNDILEAKELFEEFPTIRCVSKDGQLITQNGFRRGGSLRQEEGVLIGKQSQIDALQNEVVKFLQEKNELQRLLGMKEQNVASFDMKAMHDEVKEIERELAQTETRIAQVAFEKKHAEDARENTISERERLRVDIQRLEETIWKLQRELEILEEHKTEKEASVIEARHFLSQREHERQRHAEKTQHANISLVELEGERKNMLLEMKHCKQTIAEAVVLLQRAAQEMHAAKKEVQTQAKEMQNVADEWERTHLRFVAAEQEKSVLEVEYHRTRKILEERESSVKEQRRLHEYSLSSVHELELAIAEKKLHIEHLKERARNELSVELAIKTFSEEEPSVEILREEIQKANEKLTSLGSVNFEAFEQYGVEKERHDFLMKQRDDLLASEKTLKETIQEINATAQEKFLSTFTKIRENFISIFKTLFDEGDESDLHLEENTDVLECGIAIVAKPRGKRPTSVDLLSGGEKTLTAIALLFAIYLVKPSPFCILDEVDAPLDDLNIDRFTRLLKKFSDNTQFIVVTHNKRTMEAANTLYGVTMEEDGISKIVAVKFQSENTVESATLATEE, from the coding sequence ATGTACTTATCTCAATTGGAAATATTCGGTTTTAAATCGTTTGCACAAAAAGTTCGCTTGCGGTTTGATGACGGCATTACAGCAATTGTTGGACCCAACGGTTGCGGTAAAACGAATATAGTTGATGCAATTCGATGGACGTTGGGGGAACAACGAACCAGCACATTGCGGAGTTCAAAAATGGAAGATGTTATTTTCAACGGAACAAAATCCCGTAAACCATTAGGATTTACCGAAGCATCACTTACGATTGAAAATACCAAAGGAATTTTGCCTTCCGATTATTCTGAGGTAACGATTACGCGTCGAATGTATCGTTCGGGAGAAAGCGAATATTTGTTGAACAAATCGTTGTGTCGTTTGAAAGATATTCTCAATCTTTTTATGGATACAGGGATGGGCGCGAATGCGTATTCGGTGATTGAACTGAAAATGGTGGAAACAATTTTGAGCGACCGAACAGATGAACGTCGTCGCTTATTCGAAGAAGCCGCCGGTGTAACAAAATACAAACACAGCAGAAAAATTGCATCAAGAAAATTAGAAGATGTGCAAAACGATTTGTTGCGCGTCAACGATATCATCAAAGAAGTTCAATCAACAGTGAATTCGTTGCATCGTCAAGCGAAAAAAGCGGAGCGTTTTCACGAATTGAAAACATTGTTGCAACAATTCGAACGCAATTTTTTAGAACTCGAATTCAATACTGCACTCTATGAACTTTCACCTCTCGAATTACAATTAGAACGAGTGCGTTCTGAAAAAATTACAATTGATGCTTCGTTGCAAACGGAAGAACAGAACATCGATGCAATCCTTCAATCTTCACGCTCGCTGGAACACAACCTTGCAAGCGTATCGAATAATGTTCAACGTATACGAGATGAACTTCATTCGCTCGAAGAACGCAAAGTGCTTGCAACGGAACGAAGTTCTTCGCTTGAGCAGAACATTCTACGTTTTCAGAACGAACAACAATCGTTAGAAGTTCAAAAGAGACAAAGTGAAGAAAAAAGTACATCGCTTGATGAACAGCAATCTATCCTCGAAATGAAACTGTTAAAAGCAAAAGAATTTTCCGAATCGGTTTCGATGGAACTCAAGCACATTGAACGAGAAGAAATTGCGGCAAAACAAATTCTCCAATCGGCGAACGACTCTCTCTTTGATGCATTGCGCACGACGACAACGAAACAAACAGAGTTGGAGAAATTTAACACGCAGATGCGAGCCGCAGAACAACATCAGGAACGACTCGAAAAACACATTGAACAATACTCGCAAAAAGTTGCATCACTGAATGATTTGTATAAAGAACTTACGACACGCGCGCACGAACTCCGTTTCAAATTTTCTGAAGCAGAGCATTCGTTTTTTGAAAAAGAAAATATTCGAGCCGGTGTTCAAAAAGAACTTGAACAACTTCAACGGAACGTCATAGATACCGAACATGCGATTCATCAACGACAAAGTCGCATTGATTTTTTAAAAGGACTTGTTGAACGGAATGAAGGACTTTCGGAAGGAGCAAAATTTTTACTTTCGCACGAACAGTGGAAAACTCAACTGATGCCGCTTGCAGAACTCATTCGAACGTCGGACGAATATCGCGTAGCCGTAGATACCGTGATGGGGGATGCACGTGAATTTCTCGTTGCGAAAACTGAAAGCGATGTTGAACGCGCTATTGAAATTCTTTGGAACGAACACAAAGGAAAAGTAACCTTTGTATGTCTTGATAAAATACAACCGTTTCATCCGACGTTTGCTGGGGAATCTCGAAACATACTGAACAACATAGAATGCGATGAAACAATTCGCTCAGTCGTTGCGTTGTTGCTTGGCGATGTGTTTGTTGTCAATGATATTTTAGAAGCAAAAGAACTTTTTGAAGAATTTCCAACTATTCGCTGTGTTTCCAAAGATGGTCAACTCATAACACAAAATGGTTTTCGTCGTGGCGGTAGTCTTCGTCAAGAAGAGGGTGTACTGATTGGAAAACAAAGTCAGATAGATGCGTTGCAAAATGAAGTTGTAAAATTTCTGCAGGAAAAGAATGAATTGCAGCGTTTATTGGGAATGAAAGAGCAGAACGTTGCATCGTTTGATATGAAAGCAATGCACGATGAAGTGAAAGAAATCGAGCGCGAGTTGGCGCAAACGGAAACACGAATTGCGCAAGTTGCGTTTGAAAAAAAACACGCCGAAGATGCACGCGAAAACACCATCAGTGAACGGGAACGATTGCGCGTTGATATACAACGGCTTGAAGAAACGATTTGGAAATTGCAACGAGAACTTGAAATTCTTGAAGAGCATAAAACGGAAAAAGAAGCGTCGGTTATAGAAGCGCGTCATTTTCTATCGCAACGTGAACACGAGCGACAACGGCATGCGGAAAAAACGCAGCACGCAAATATTTCGCTTGTCGAACTGGAAGGAGAACGGAAAAATATGTTGCTGGAAATGAAGCATTGCAAGCAAACGATTGCTGAAGCAGTTGTTCTACTTCAACGCGCTGCGCAGGAAATGCATGCGGCGAAAAAAGAGGTGCAAACGCAAGCGAAGGAAATGCAGAATGTTGCGGATGAATGGGAACGAACGCATCTTCGTTTTGTTGCGGCAGAGCAAGAGAAATCTGTACTTGAAGTTGAATATCATCGAACGCGAAAAATACTTGAAGAGCGCGAATCGTCAGTGAAAGAACAACGGCGATTACACGAATATTCGTTGAGTTCTGTTCACGAACTGGAATTAGCGATTGCAGAAAAAAAATTACATATCGAACATTTGAAGGAACGCGCCCGCAACGAACTATCTGTTGAACTTGCAATAAAAACTTTTTCGGAGGAAGAGCCGTCGGTGGAGATATTGCGAGAGGAAATTCAGAAGGCAAATGAAAAACTGACTTCACTCGGAAGCGTGAACTTTGAAGCATTTGAACAGTACGGTGTCGAAAAAGAGCGGCACGATTTTCTCATGAAGCAACGGGACGATTTGCTTGCTTCGGAAAAAACATTGAAGGAAACAATACAGGAAATTAACGCAACGGCGCAGGAAAAATTTCTTTCAACGTTCACAAAGATTCGTGAAAATTTTATTTCAATTTTTAAAACACTGTTTGATGAAGGAGATGAAAGCGATTTACATTTGGAAGAAAACACCGATGTGCTGGAATGTGGAATTGCAATTGTCGCAAAACCGCGCGGGAAACGTCCAACATCTGTTGATTTACTCTCTGGCGGCGAAAAAACATTGACTGCGATTGCGTTGCTCTTTGCGATCTATCTTGTAAAGCCAAGTCCGTTTTGTATTCTCGACGAAGTAGATGCGCCGTTGGATGATTTGAACATTGACCGATTTACACGATTACTTAAAAAATTTTCGGACAATACGCAATTTATCGTTGTTACCCATAATAAGCGCACAATGGAAGCCGCAAATACGTTGTATGGTGTTACGATGGAAGAAGATGGAATTTCGAAAATCGTTGCCGTAAAATTCCAAAGCGAAAACACGGTCGAGTCTGCAACGCTTGCAACGGAAGAATGA